In Paracoccus aminophilus JCM 7686, a single window of DNA contains:
- a CDS encoding mandelate racemase/muconate lactonizing enzyme family protein, with product MKIKRIETFSTQFIGFVRITAEDGQQGIGQVSTYNSDITAQVLHRQVAPYVLGVEFDDIDALTDMVIEREHKFPGSYMKRAFGGLDTAIWDLRGKAAGLPVTALIGGTPGSLRAYASSMRRDITPAAEAERFKRLQGEQGFDAFKFRVAAEYGHDIDEWPGRTEEIIPTIRRALGDQASLLVDANSGFSPKRAIEVGGILKDNGIEHFEEPCLYWEFEQTKQVTDALDIAVTGGEQDCEIPTWRHMIEMRAVDIVQPDILYLGGISRTLRVCKMAHAAGLPITPHAANLGMVTLFTMHLLRAIEGAGKYLEFSIEGLDYYPWQQGLFVDCPYGVEGGKVTVSDRPGWGVEINPEWLAKSAYQVSEIG from the coding sequence GTGAAGATCAAGCGCATCGAGACCTTCTCGACCCAGTTCATCGGCTTTGTCCGCATCACCGCCGAGGACGGCCAGCAGGGCATCGGGCAGGTCTCGACCTATAATTCGGACATTACCGCGCAGGTTCTGCACCGTCAGGTCGCGCCCTATGTGCTGGGTGTTGAATTCGACGACATCGATGCGCTGACCGATATGGTGATCGAGCGCGAGCATAAATTCCCGGGCTCTTACATGAAGCGCGCTTTCGGCGGGCTCGATACCGCGATCTGGGATCTGCGCGGCAAGGCGGCGGGGCTGCCGGTCACGGCGCTCATCGGCGGCACGCCGGGGAGCCTGCGCGCCTATGCCTCCTCGATGCGGCGCGACATCACCCCCGCCGCCGAGGCCGAGCGCTTCAAGCGGTTGCAGGGCGAGCAGGGCTTTGACGCGTTCAAGTTCCGCGTGGCCGCTGAATATGGCCATGACATCGATGAATGGCCGGGCCGGACCGAGGAGATCATCCCGACCATCCGCCGCGCGCTTGGCGATCAGGCTTCGCTTCTGGTCGATGCCAACAGCGGCTTTTCCCCCAAACGCGCCATCGAGGTCGGCGGCATCCTGAAAGACAACGGGATCGAGCACTTTGAGGAGCCCTGCCTTTACTGGGAGTTCGAGCAGACCAAGCAGGTGACCGATGCGCTTGATATCGCGGTCACGGGCGGCGAGCAGGATTGCGAGATCCCGACCTGGCGCCACATGATCGAGATGCGTGCGGTCGATATCGTCCAGCCCGATATCCTCTATCTCGGCGGCATTTCCCGCACGCTTCGGGTCTGCAAGATGGCCCATGCGGCGGGCCTGCCGATCACGCCCCATGCCGCGAACCTCGGCATGGTCACGCTTTTCACCATGCACCTTTTGCGTGCGATCGAAGGGGCGGGCAAATATCTCGAATTCTCGATCGAGGGTCTGGATTACTACCCCTGGCAGCAGGGGCTCTTCGTCGATTGCCCCTACGGCGTCGAGGGCGGCAAGGTCACGGTCAGCGATCGTCCGGGCTGGGGCGTCGAGATCAATCCGGAATGGCTGGCGAAATCGGCCTATCAGGTCAGCGAGATCGGGTGA
- the pdxR gene encoding MocR-like pyridoxine biosynthesis transcription factor PdxR — MVKRSSGELLFSITVDRTLETSVTTQLYNAIRKLITSGDLPGGKRLPSSRTLSTELGLSRTTTMSAFERLQAEGLIYSISGSGSYISEIAPAGKPEQTLSVEAPAATGPTRSSLSATLNAASSRFVERLPHPRAPRAFVTGVPDYNSFPLAIWARLTAKHLREEREYVLGYSDPEGDPRLRRAIAEHLRSNRGISCAPEQIFIVNGAQQAFDLIGRMLINPGDKVWFENPGAIGARNSLIASGAELVPVPVDAEGMQVAEGLRLAPDFRLAFVTPSHQHPTGAEMSMARRAALLQAAYDSDGWIIEDDYDGEFRYDGRPLPTLKSGDTADRVIYVGTFSKSMFPSLRLGFYIAPQSLVPTFRHLSRAFLQGVSLGMQSVLASFLEEGHFVAHIRRMREIYAERHASFYAAAQEHLDGLLDIRRSSAGFHTVGHFASPRMTETEVVADARAAGLVVSALESFAIGPSLTPKGLILGVTAIPPRAIRAGVETLARVLEPYR, encoded by the coding sequence ATGGTCAAGCGTTCATCAGGAGAGCTGTTGTTCTCGATCACCGTGGACCGGACGCTGGAAACCTCGGTCACGACCCAGCTTTACAACGCGATCCGCAAGCTCATCACCTCGGGCGATCTGCCGGGCGGCAAGCGCCTGCCCTCCAGCCGGACGCTCTCGACCGAGCTCGGCCTCTCGCGCACCACCACGATGTCGGCCTTCGAGCGGTTGCAGGCCGAGGGGCTGATCTATTCGATATCGGGCTCGGGCTCGTATATTTCGGAAATCGCGCCCGCTGGAAAACCCGAGCAAACCTTGAGCGTTGAGGCCCCGGCGGCGACCGGCCCGACCCGAAGCTCGCTGTCCGCGACCTTGAACGCAGCCAGCTCGCGCTTTGTCGAGCGCCTGCCCCATCCGCGCGCGCCCCGTGCCTTCGTCACCGGCGTGCCCGATTACAACAGCTTTCCGCTGGCGATCTGGGCGCGGCTGACCGCCAAGCATCTGCGCGAGGAGCGCGAATATGTGCTGGGCTATTCCGACCCGGAGGGCGATCCGCGCCTGCGCCGCGCCATTGCCGAACATCTGCGCTCAAACCGTGGCATTTCCTGCGCGCCCGAGCAGATTTTCATCGTCAATGGCGCGCAGCAGGCCTTTGACCTGATCGGGCGGATGCTCATCAACCCCGGCGACAAGGTCTGGTTTGAAAACCCCGGCGCGATTGGCGCGCGCAACAGCCTGATCGCCTCGGGCGCCGAGCTGGTTCCGGTGCCCGTCGATGCCGAGGGCATGCAGGTCGCCGAAGGGCTGCGCCTCGCCCCCGATTTTCGGCTGGCCTTCGTCACCCCCTCGCATCAGCATCCGACCGGGGCCGAGATGAGCATGGCGCGCCGCGCGGCGCTGCTTCAGGCGGCTTATGACAGCGATGGCTGGATCATCGAGGATGATTACGACGGCGAGTTCCGCTATGACGGCCGCCCGCTGCCGACGCTGAAAAGCGGCGATACGGCGGATCGGGTGATCTATGTGGGCACGTTTTCGAAAAGCATGTTCCCCTCGCTGCGCTTGGGCTTTTACATCGCGCCGCAATCCTTGGTCCCGACCTTCCGCCATCTTTCCCGCGCCTTCCTGCAAGGGGTCTCGCTTGGCATGCAATCGGTGCTGGCGAGCTTTCTCGAAGAGGGCCATTTCGTCGCCCATATCCGCCGGATGCGCGAGATTTATGCCGAGCGTCACGCCAGTTTCTACGCCGCCGCGCAAGAGCATCTGGACGGGCTTCTCGACATCCGCCGCTCCTCTGCGGGCTTTCACACGGTCGGCCATTTCGCCTCGCCGCGCATGACCGAGACCGAGGTCGTCGCCGATGCCCGCGCCGCCGGGCTGGTGGTCTCGGCGCTTGAAAGTTTCGCGATCGGGCCAAGCCTGACGCCCAAGGGGCTGATCCTTGGCGTCACCGCGATCCCGCCCCGCGCGATCCGCGCGGGCGTCGAGACCTTGGCCCGCGTGCTCGAGCCCTATCGCTAG
- a CDS encoding GMC family oxidoreductase, translated as MAEFDIIIVGAGSAGCVLANRLSASGKLRVLLLEAGGSDRRFMIRMPIGYGHSFYNPKVNWRFETGPQEALGGRNSYWPRGKVLGGSSSINAMVFVRGQREDFDDWKAEGNPGWGWDDVLPHFKAIESFERGADDYRGGSGELAVTDMTPSVHPLCHDWLDATEEAGMRRTRDYNGAAEEGTSVYQISARKGVRASTATAFLRPAMGRANLTVVTGALARRVLFEGNRAVGVEYETNGQIQTARAWREVVLSAGAVQTPMLLQHSGVGPGEVLRRFGKPVVKDMPGVGRNLQDHLGIDYLFRSKVPTLNSQLRPWLGRIMLGMRYVLFRNGPLSLSVNQAGGFVRSRPGLDRVDQQLYFSPVSYSKPKPGVRRLTMPDPFPGFFIGVQPCRPDSRGRIEISAADPHAAPLIEPNYLASQNDIDQMLDGVRLVRRISEQPAIAKYIETEMQPGREVQSEEALIADIRARSGSVFHASCTCRMGPDPARDVVDARLRVHGIEGLRVIDASVFPNVTSGNINAPTIMVAQKGAAMMLEDLR; from the coding sequence ATGGCCGAATTTGACATTATCATCGTGGGCGCGGGCTCGGCGGGCTGCGTTCTGGCCAATCGATTGAGCGCCTCTGGCAAGCTGCGTGTCTTGCTGCTGGAGGCGGGCGGCAGTGACCGGCGCTTCATGATCCGGATGCCGATCGGCTATGGCCACAGCTTCTATAACCCCAAGGTGAACTGGCGTTTCGAGACCGGCCCGCAAGAGGCTTTGGGCGGGCGCAATTCCTACTGGCCGCGCGGCAAGGTGTTGGGCGGGTCTTCCTCGATCAACGCCATGGTCTTCGTCCGGGGCCAGCGCGAGGATTTCGACGATTGGAAGGCCGAGGGCAATCCCGGCTGGGGCTGGGACGATGTTCTGCCCCATTTCAAGGCGATCGAGAGCTTCGAGCGTGGTGCGGATGACTATCGCGGCGGATCGGGCGAGCTTGCCGTGACCGATATGACGCCCTCGGTCCATCCGCTCTGCCATGACTGGCTGGATGCGACCGAAGAGGCCGGGATGCGGCGAACCCGCGATTACAATGGCGCGGCGGAGGAGGGCACGTCGGTCTATCAGATCTCGGCGCGCAAGGGCGTGCGCGCCTCGACCGCGACCGCTTTCCTGCGTCCCGCAATGGGGCGGGCCAATCTGACGGTGGTGACGGGGGCTTTGGCGCGGCGCGTGCTCTTCGAGGGCAATCGCGCGGTTGGCGTCGAATATGAGACGAACGGCCAGATCCAGACCGCGCGGGCGTGGCGCGAGGTCGTGCTCAGCGCGGGCGCGGTTCAGACGCCGATGCTCTTGCAGCATTCAGGCGTCGGTCCGGGCGAGGTCTTGCGCCGTTTCGGCAAGCCGGTGGTCAAGGACATGCCGGGCGTTGGGCGCAATTTGCAGGACCATCTCGGCATTGATTACCTTTTCCGCTCGAAGGTGCCGACGCTGAACTCGCAGCTGCGCCCGTGGCTGGGGCGGATCATGCTCGGGATGCGCTATGTGCTGTTTCGCAATGGGCCGCTCTCGCTCAGCGTCAATCAGGCGGGCGGGTTCGTGCGCTCGCGTCCGGGGCTCGACCGGGTGGATCAGCAGCTTTACTTCTCGCCGGTCAGCTATTCGAAGCCCAAACCTGGCGTGCGGCGTCTGACCATGCCCGATCCCTTCCCGGGCTTTTTCATCGGCGTCCAGCCTTGCCGCCCCGACAGCCGGGGCCGGATCGAGATCAGTGCGGCCGATCCCCATGCCGCGCCGCTGATCGAGCCGAATTATCTGGCGAGCCAGAATGACATCGACCAGATGCTCGACGGGGTGCGGCTGGTGCGCCGGATTTCCGAGCAGCCCGCGATTGCAAAATATATCGAGACCGAGATGCAGCCCGGTCGCGAGGTGCAAAGCGAAGAGGCGCTGATCGCCGATATCCGCGCGCGCTCTGGCAGCGTCTTCCATGCCTCCTGCACCTGCCGGATGGGGCCCGATCCTGCGCGCGATGTCGTCGATGCACGGCTGCGCGTTCATGGGATCGAGGGGCTGCGCGTCATTGACGCCTCGGTTTTCCCCAATGTCACCTCCGGCAATATCAATGCGCCGACGATCATGGTCGCGCAAAAGGGCGCGGCGATGATGCTGGAGGATCTGCGCTAA
- a CDS encoding BLUF domain-containing protein, producing the protein MIGAGETWSVLYRSYASISENSPRQIQILRDYSDLVKRCGITGYLHREDEVLFQWFEGPKASVSMMLDLIRCHGSHHGLMIYGNKLQTQRVFSAWSHGSTTTNGVSLFNWANEISKPLHPNSGSALIDFLKTASGQRG; encoded by the coding sequence GTGATCGGTGCCGGTGAAACCTGGAGCGTGCTTTACCGCAGCTATGCCAGCATTTCCGAAAACTCGCCGCGACAAATCCAGATCCTGCGCGACTATTCGGATCTCGTGAAAAGATGCGGCATCACCGGCTATCTGCATCGCGAAGACGAGGTCTTGTTTCAGTGGTTCGAAGGGCCGAAGGCCTCGGTCTCGATGATGCTCGACCTGATCCGCTGCCATGGCAGCCATCACGGGCTGATGATCTACGGCAACAAGCTGCAAACTCAGCGGGTGTTTTCGGCCTGGTCGCATGGCTCGACCACCACAAACGGCGTGTCGCTGTTCAACTGGGCCAATGAGATCAGCAAGCCGCTTCATCCCAATTCCGGCAGCGCGCTGATCGATTTTCTCAAGACCGCATCGGGCCAGAGGGGCTGA
- a CDS encoding VOC family protein, whose amino-acid sequence MIDHVYISVTDIEKSLAFYAEALKPLGWSLFGKYDSASGPADVPDLHGLRDSAYGSGTEIGCSIWLRQRQPGETGLYLGIVCDSNEAVDQAYAAALKAGGTDEGKPADRTYFAPGYYAANIADFDGNRLEFVHKAWNPKRRK is encoded by the coding sequence ATGATTGACCACGTCTATATCTCGGTCACGGATATCGAGAAATCTCTCGCCTTCTATGCCGAGGCTTTGAAGCCGCTCGGTTGGAGCCTCTTTGGCAAATACGACTCGGCCTCCGGGCCTGCGGACGTGCCCGACCTTCATGGGCTCCGGGACAGCGCCTATGGCAGCGGCACAGAGATCGGATGCAGCATCTGGCTGCGCCAGCGCCAGCCGGGCGAAACCGGGCTCTATCTCGGGATTGTCTGCGACAGCAATGAGGCGGTCGATCAGGCCTATGCCGCCGCGCTCAAGGCAGGCGGCACCGACGAGGGCAAGCCCGCCGACCGGACCTATTTTGCGCCCGGCTATTACGCGGCCAATATCGCCGATTTCGACGGCAACCGGCTGGAATTCGTTCATAAGGCCTGGAACCCCAAGCGTCGGAAATAA
- a CDS encoding RNA polymerase sigma factor — MDSLLTRIFLRRRKSLISRAFRIVRDPGVAEDVAQEAYLRTALALQSRPIAQLDAFLSRTTSNLAIDHLRRDRLRAPGAAQDPDEIAAPAPSVDELLIQRERLRLLEAALARLPPRAQRVWVLSRIENWPYPRIATHLGVSANTVYNDLKLAMAQCHDALARLDRD, encoded by the coding sequence ATGGACAGCCTGCTGACCCGGATCTTTTTGCGCCGACGCAAGTCGCTGATCAGCCGCGCCTTCAGGATCGTGCGCGATCCGGGCGTGGCCGAAGATGTCGCGCAAGAGGCCTATCTGCGCACCGCGCTCGCGCTTCAATCGCGCCCGATTGCGCAATTGGACGCTTTTCTCAGCCGCACGACCAGCAATCTCGCCATCGACCATCTGCGCCGCGACCGCCTGCGCGCACCGGGCGCGGCGCAAGACCCCGATGAGATCGCGGCCCCCGCGCCTTCGGTCGATGAGCTGTTGATCCAGCGCGAAAGGCTGCGCCTGCTTGAAGCTGCGCTCGCCCGCCTGCCGCCGCGTGCGCAGCGGGTCTGGGTGCTCAGCCGGATCGAGAACTGGCCCTATCCGCGCATTGCCACCCATCTGGGGGTCTCGGCGAATACGGTCTATAACGACCTGAAACTGGCCATGGCGCAATGTCACGACGCCTTGGCGCGGCTGGATCGCGATTAG
- a CDS encoding FecR family protein, producing MRFPRLNRARKTPSRRALEKEPMGSVGPNFRHPDPATDAALDWCLRLEAAPLDDEAARALRDWLEADPAHGARLDSLLRMMASPELATASAGLARALAAPRAARDRRAGGLRLGRACKAGLALAAIAALVVALNALPHWLLLWRADHLTGLAERAEIALPDGSTLVLNAQSAVALDFAQGRREVTLLAGEAFFRVRPDPAHPFLVHARHAETRVTGTEFAVSRSGPLDRVVLREGRVEVSTTAAASPAQSLAPGEAITASASGLSAVRPTDPAADLAWLDGRISFSDRPLSEVIDALQSYSPERLFIASSRLRRLQVSGNFRLDQPEAAIEALALAAGANLLRLPGGMFILN from the coding sequence GTGAGATTTCCGCGCCTGAACCGTGCCAGAAAAACGCCGTCCCGCCGCGCGCTCGAAAAGGAGCCGATGGGCTCTGTCGGCCCGAATTTCCGCCATCCCGATCCCGCAACAGATGCGGCACTCGACTGGTGCCTGCGGCTTGAGGCCGCCCCGCTCGACGATGAGGCTGCGCGTGCTTTGCGCGATTGGCTGGAGGCCGATCCCGCACATGGCGCGCGCCTCGACAGCCTCTTGCGGATGATGGCCAGCCCCGAACTCGCCACGGCCAGCGCGGGCCTTGCGCGCGCCTTGGCCGCGCCGCGCGCGGCGCGTGATCGTCGCGCGGGCGGTCTTCGGCTGGGTCGGGCGTGCAAGGCAGGGCTTGCATTGGCCGCGATTGCCGCTCTGGTCGTCGCGCTCAACGCCTTGCCCCATTGGCTGCTCCTCTGGCGGGCTGATCATCTGACCGGCCTTGCCGAACGCGCCGAGATCGCCCTGCCCGATGGCTCGACGCTGGTGCTCAACGCCCAATCGGCCGTGGCGCTCGATTTCGCCCAAGGCCGCCGCGAGGTCACTCTGCTGGCCGGGGAGGCCTTCTTTCGCGTCCGCCCCGACCCCGCGCATCCCTTTCTCGTCCATGCCCGCCATGCCGAGACCCGCGTGACCGGCACCGAATTCGCGGTCTCGCGCAGCGGGCCTCTGGACCGCGTGGTCTTGCGGGAGGGCCGCGTCGAAGTCTCGACGACCGCAGCCGCATCCCCCGCCCAGTCGCTGGCCCCCGGCGAGGCGATCACCGCCAGCGCCTCGGGCCTCTCGGCGGTGCGCCCGACCGATCCGGCTGCGGATCTGGCGTGGCTCGACGGCCGCATCAGCTTTTCGGATCGCCCGCTGTCCGAGGTGATCGACGCGCTGCAAAGCTATTCCCCCGAGCGCCTCTTCATCGCCTCGTCGCGGCTGCGGCGATTGCAGGTCAGCGGCAATTTCCGCCTCGATCAGCCCGAGGCCGCGATCGAGGCGCTTGCCCTTGCCGCCGGGGCCAATCTGCTGCGCCTGCCGGGCGGGATGTTTATTCTGAATTAA
- a CDS encoding TonB-dependent receptor, which produces MTRTRTSRAVALLLTGSVSLTALVWPEGSGVVAQEAQGLSFDIPAQSLPRALNAFAQASGWSLGYSSATVSGRQSAPVQGRMRPEAALRALLAGTGLELRVTGPATAAILPAASTTSANEPGPDGAIVLNKVTITAVGGTPSREDLFRVPGSVDYVSDEDLNRRALTSVADLFRTTPGVMTGDGRNSAAIDANIRGVQGMNRNQVRVDGMISSTPNYRGYFGVANRTYVDPDLLAGMEITKGQPNDAAGAGVIGGAVRMRTINASDILLDGRDRGFRLTLGAGTNTASPPAIGTRDKRLDKPGTLNFGTFNGSLAYAQRFGTVEMVAALSRRTQGNYFTGKHGKNEVKSYQIFSNDWTTSEMSPVPRESEALNTQRETVSGLFKLRGEWGDGHSAELVYSHSDSKFGEVMPSQITRFGWNTVEQQDPNKAVLNGLNLTYRWQPEGNDLIDLKASVWATHMKQHTRTGQALVYDPNDYFRARFPISSDYLGIELQNTSHLETGLGPVDLRYGGSYLREETTPKRDDSFYIPPNGIRWERSAFFQADWQAAERLKLRAGLRYTSFDTRDRVGTDTYLAPQMQVFCAYYGNCNTRLGASGWSKNFGLSYELNDQILAYANYDEGYRGPSLMEAAVRYDWLPNPFVTPERSKNVEIGMNYRKAGLLREGDQLLFKTSYFRNHIKDYIVRQTISTDPRTGQPYPGGTGSFIPWNIGKAKFEGVEAALDYDAGRWFLRAGATRYIRVNYCGVYLSKNFAPQVFNPGCIDYTLPDDYAANQIPPAYSGNLTLGARLLDDKLTLGTTITRVGGRAAPAGEGTNGFLLPLRQWNPYTTVDLFASYRMNERMVMNFSAENVTNRYYVDALGLAALPAPGRTLHLGLEAKF; this is translated from the coding sequence ATGACCAGAACCCGGACCAGCCGGGCAGTTGCACTCCTTTTGACCGGCAGCGTCAGTCTGACCGCGCTGGTCTGGCCCGAAGGCTCGGGCGTGGTCGCGCAAGAGGCGCAGGGGCTGTCCTTCGACATTCCGGCCCAATCCCTGCCCCGCGCGCTCAACGCTTTCGCGCAGGCGAGCGGTTGGAGTCTCGGCTATTCGAGCGCAACCGTCTCGGGCAGGCAATCCGCGCCGGTGCAGGGCCGGATGCGGCCCGAGGCGGCTTTGCGCGCGCTGCTGGCCGGAACCGGGCTCGAGCTGCGCGTAACCGGCCCCGCGACCGCCGCGATCCTGCCCGCCGCCAGCACGACTAGCGCAAACGAGCCCGGCCCAGACGGCGCGATCGTCCTGAACAAGGTCACCATCACCGCCGTCGGCGGGACACCGTCGCGCGAGGATCTGTTCCGCGTTCCCGGCTCGGTCGATTATGTCTCGGATGAGGATCTGAACCGGCGCGCGCTGACCTCGGTCGCCGATCTCTTTCGCACCACCCCCGGCGTGATGACCGGCGACGGGAGGAATTCGGCCGCGATTGATGCCAATATCCGTGGGGTTCAGGGGATGAACCGCAATCAGGTGCGGGTGGATGGGATGATTTCGTCGACCCCGAACTATCGCGGCTATTTCGGGGTGGCGAACCGCACCTATGTCGATCCCGATCTGTTGGCGGGCATGGAGATCACCAAGGGCCAGCCCAATGACGCGGCGGGCGCGGGTGTGATTGGTGGCGCGGTTCGGATGCGCACGATCAATGCCTCGGATATCTTGCTCGACGGGCGCGACCGCGGCTTTCGCCTGACGCTTGGCGCGGGCACGAATACGGCCTCTCCGCCTGCCATCGGCACCCGCGACAAGCGCCTCGACAAGCCCGGCACGCTCAATTTCGGCACGTTCAACGGCAGCCTCGCCTATGCCCAGCGCTTCGGCACAGTCGAGATGGTTGCCGCGCTGAGCCGACGCACGCAGGGCAATTACTTCACCGGCAAGCATGGCAAGAACGAGGTCAAGAGCTATCAGATATTCTCGAATGACTGGACGACCTCGGAAATGTCTCCGGTCCCGCGCGAAAGCGAGGCGCTCAACACCCAGCGCGAAACCGTCTCGGGCCTCTTCAAGCTGCGCGGGGAATGGGGCGACGGTCACAGCGCCGAGCTGGTCTATTCGCATTCCGACAGCAAGTTCGGCGAGGTCATGCCGTCGCAGATCACCCGCTTTGGCTGGAATACCGTCGAGCAGCAGGACCCAAACAAAGCCGTGCTGAATGGGCTTAACCTGACCTATCGCTGGCAGCCCGAGGGCAATGATCTGATCGATCTCAAGGCCTCGGTCTGGGCCACCCATATGAAGCAGCACACCCGGACCGGGCAGGCCTTGGTCTATGATCCGAACGATTATTTCCGGGCGCGCTTCCCGATCTCGTCGGATTATCTGGGGATCGAGCTGCAAAACACATCGCATCTCGAAACGGGCCTCGGCCCTGTGGATCTGCGCTACGGCGGCTCGTATCTGCGCGAAGAGACCACGCCCAAGCGCGACGATTCCTTCTATATCCCGCCCAATGGCATCCGCTGGGAGCGCAGCGCCTTCTTTCAGGCCGATTGGCAGGCAGCCGAGCGGCTCAAGCTGCGGGCGGGGCTGCGCTATACGAGCTTTGACACCCGAGACCGCGTGGGCACCGACACCTATCTTGCCCCGCAGATGCAGGTCTTCTGCGCCTATTACGGCAATTGTAACACCCGGCTGGGCGCAAGCGGCTGGAGCAAGAATTTCGGGCTTTCCTATGAGCTGAACGACCAGATTCTTGCCTATGCCAATTACGACGAAGGCTATCGCGGCCCGAGCCTGATGGAGGCCGCCGTGCGCTATGACTGGCTGCCCAATCCCTTCGTGACGCCAGAGCGCAGCAAGAATGTCGAGATCGGCATGAATTATCGCAAAGCTGGACTTCTGCGCGAAGGCGATCAGCTGCTTTTCAAGACCAGCTATTTCCGCAACCACATCAAGGACTATATCGTCCGCCAGACGATCAGCACCGACCCGCGCACCGGCCAGCCCTATCCCGGCGGCACCGGGAGCTTCATTCCCTGGAACATCGGCAAGGCAAAGTTCGAAGGTGTCGAGGCGGCGCTCGATTACGATGCCGGGCGCTGGTTCCTGCGCGCGGGCGCGACGCGCTATATCCGGGTGAATTACTGCGGGGTCTATCTGTCGAAGAACTTCGCGCCGCAGGTCTTCAACCCGGGCTGCATCGACTACACGCTGCCCGATGATTATGCGGCCAACCAGATCCCGCCTGCCTATTCGGGCAACCTGACCCTTGGCGCGCGGCTTCTTGACGACAAGCTCACCCTGGGCACGACGATCACCCGTGTCGGCGGACGGGCGGCTCCGGCGGGCGAAGGCACCAATGGCTTCCTGCTGCCGCTGCGCCAGTGGAACCCCTATACGACCGTCGATCTCTTCGCGAGCTACCGTATGAATGAACGGATGGTGATGAATTTCAGCGCTGAAAACGTCACCAACCGCTATTACGTCGATGCGCTGGGATTGGCGGCCCTGCCCGCTCCGGGCCGGACATTGCATCTGGGGCTGGAAGCGAAGTTCTAG